The following proteins are co-located in the Dromiciops gliroides isolate mDroGli1 chromosome 2, mDroGli1.pri, whole genome shotgun sequence genome:
- the LOC122742227 gene encoding olfactory receptor 4F15-like isoform X2, whose protein sequence is MDRVNQTSVSEFVFLGLTNSWDIQLLLFVISSVFYLASMLGNCLIMFTVTSDPHLHSPMYFLLANLSFIDLGISSATSPKMICDLFRKHKVISFSGCITQMFFIHLIGGVEMVLLIAMAFDRYVAICKPLHYLIIMCPRMCNLLLAAAWIIGFIHSVVQMAFIINLPFCGPNELDSFYCDFPRFIKLACTNTYKLDLMVTANSGFMSIGVFLILIISYIFILVTVQKHSSSGSSKALSTLSAHIIVVILFFVPCLSFYTWPFNPSHLDKYLAIFDVVLTPFLNPVIYTLRNKEMKLAMRRVCSQLASFSNIS, encoded by the coding sequence ATGGACAGAGTGAATCAGACTTCCGTGTCTGAGTTTGTGTTCTTGGGACTCACCAATTCTTGGGACATTCAGCTTCTACTCTTTGTAATTTCTTCTGTGTTCTACTTGGCAAGCATGCTGGGAAACTGCCTCATTATGTTTACAGTGACCTCTGACCCTCACTTACACTCTCCCATGTACTTCCTGCTGGCCAACCTCTCCTTCATTGACTTAGGGATTTCCTCTGCCACTTCCCCTAAGATGATATGTGACCTTTTCAGAAAACATAAAGTCATTTCATTCTCTGGCTGCATCACTCAGATGTTCTTTATTCACTTGATTGGAGGGGTTGAGATGGTGCTGCTTATAGCCATGGCCTTTGACAGATATGTAGCCATATGTAAGCCTCTCCATTATTTGATTATTATGTGTCCAAGAATGTGCAATTTGCTTTTGGCTGCTGCCTGGATCATTGGCTTCATCCATTCGGTGGTCCAAATGGCTTTTATAATTAACCTGCCCTTCTGTGGTCCCAATGAGCTGGACAGTTTTTATTGTGATTTCCCTCGGTTTATCAAACTTGCTTGTACTAACACATATAAACTAGATCTCATGGTCACTGCCAATAGTGGCTTCATGTCCATAGGTGTCTTCCTCATCTTGATCATCTCCTACATTTTCATTCTAGTCACTGTTCAGAAACATTCATCAAGTGGTTCCTCTAAGGCTCTCTCTACTCTTTCAGCTCACATCATTGTGGTGATTTTGTTCTTTGTACCATGCTTATCTTTCTATACATGGCCATTCAACCCATCACACCTAGACAAATATCTTGCTATCTTTGATGTAGTTTTGACTCCCTTTCTAAATCCAGTCATCTACACACTCAGAAACAAAGAGATGAAGTTGGCAATGAGGAGAGTGTGCAGCCAGCTTGCAAGTTTCAGTAACATCTCTTAA
- the LOC122742227 gene encoding olfactory receptor 4F15-like isoform X1, which yields MIHGGVSLTSVSEFVFLGLTNSWDIQLLLFVISSVFYLASMLGNCLIMFTVTSDPHLHSPMYFLLANLSFIDLGISSATSPKMICDLFRKHKVISFSGCITQMFFIHLIGGVEMVLLIAMAFDRYVAICKPLHYLIIMCPRMCNLLLAAAWIIGFIHSVVQMAFIINLPFCGPNELDSFYCDFPRFIKLACTNTYKLDLMVTANSGFMSIGVFLILIISYIFILVTVQKHSSSGSSKALSTLSAHIIVVILFFVPCLSFYTWPFNPSHLDKYLAIFDVVLTPFLNPVIYTLRNKEMKLAMRRVCSQLASFSNIS from the exons ATGATCCATGGGGGAGTTAGTCTG ACTTCCGTGTCTGAGTTTGTGTTCTTGGGACTCACCAATTCTTGGGACATTCAGCTTCTACTCTTTGTAATTTCTTCTGTGTTCTACTTGGCAAGCATGCTGGGAAACTGCCTCATTATGTTTACAGTGACCTCTGACCCTCACTTACACTCTCCCATGTACTTCCTGCTGGCCAACCTCTCCTTCATTGACTTAGGGATTTCCTCTGCCACTTCCCCTAAGATGATATGTGACCTTTTCAGAAAACATAAAGTCATTTCATTCTCTGGCTGCATCACTCAGATGTTCTTTATTCACTTGATTGGAGGGGTTGAGATGGTGCTGCTTATAGCCATGGCCTTTGACAGATATGTAGCCATATGTAAGCCTCTCCATTATTTGATTATTATGTGTCCAAGAATGTGCAATTTGCTTTTGGCTGCTGCCTGGATCATTGGCTTCATCCATTCGGTGGTCCAAATGGCTTTTATAATTAACCTGCCCTTCTGTGGTCCCAATGAGCTGGACAGTTTTTATTGTGATTTCCCTCGGTTTATCAAACTTGCTTGTACTAACACATATAAACTAGATCTCATGGTCACTGCCAATAGTGGCTTCATGTCCATAGGTGTCTTCCTCATCTTGATCATCTCCTACATTTTCATTCTAGTCACTGTTCAGAAACATTCATCAAGTGGTTCCTCTAAGGCTCTCTCTACTCTTTCAGCTCACATCATTGTGGTGATTTTGTTCTTTGTACCATGCTTATCTTTCTATACATGGCCATTCAACCCATCACACCTAGACAAATATCTTGCTATCTTTGATGTAGTTTTGACTCCCTTTCTAAATCCAGTCATCTACACACTCAGAAACAAAGAGATGAAGTTGGCAATGAGGAGAGTGTGCAGCCAGCTTGCAAGTTTCAGTAACATCTCTTAA